The Candidatus Margulisiibacteriota bacterium genome includes a region encoding these proteins:
- the fliI gene encoding flagellar protein export ATPase FliI, translating into MVVKDLTKYLQAIDNTEHVKVIGKVLQAVGLVIEAQVTGVANGELCTIFLEGEDPHPVYAEVTGFKGDNVLLMPLGLTTGIAPGCKIVPTGHPLRVGVGNQLLGRVLDGLGRPMDGKGAIVTDMFYPFDHDPPDATKRPRIKDYLATSVKAFDGLLTLGQGQRIGIFAGSGVGKSTLMGMLARGTEADINVIALVGERGREVRDFIEQSLGEEGLRKSVVVCATSDQPPMIRLKGAMAGTAIAEYFRDQGKKVLFMMDSVTRFAMAQREIGLAVGEPPTTKGYTPSVFAMIPRLMERAGTSEKGSITAIYTVLVDGGDMDEPIADCARSVLDGHVVLSRDLAAKNHYPCIEIGPSVSRLMSEICTPEHKAAAGKLREVLARYTEAEDLINIGAYVKGSNPKIDNAIEKIDAVNEFLCQATDEKFDFDETVARLENIFA; encoded by the coding sequence ATGGTCGTCAAAGATTTAACCAAATATTTGCAGGCGATCGACAATACCGAGCACGTCAAAGTGATCGGCAAGGTTTTACAGGCGGTCGGCCTGGTGATCGAGGCGCAGGTTACCGGCGTGGCCAATGGCGAACTCTGCACGATTTTTTTGGAGGGCGAAGACCCGCATCCGGTTTACGCGGAGGTTACCGGCTTCAAGGGCGACAATGTGCTGTTGATGCCGCTGGGTCTGACCACTGGTATTGCGCCGGGCTGCAAGATCGTGCCGACCGGCCACCCGCTGCGCGTCGGCGTGGGCAATCAACTGCTGGGGCGCGTGCTGGACGGTCTGGGTCGGCCGATGGACGGCAAAGGCGCGATTGTGACGGACATGTTTTACCCATTTGACCATGATCCACCGGACGCGACCAAACGGCCGCGCATCAAAGATTATTTGGCGACCAGCGTCAAAGCTTTTGACGGTTTGTTGACGCTCGGCCAGGGACAGCGTATCGGTATTTTTGCCGGCTCTGGCGTGGGCAAATCAACGCTGATGGGTATGCTGGCGCGTGGCACGGAAGCGGATATCAACGTGATCGCGCTGGTTGGCGAGCGCGGCCGCGAAGTGCGCGATTTTATTGAGCAGTCGCTGGGTGAAGAGGGTTTGCGCAAATCTGTGGTGGTCTGCGCGACCTCGGATCAGCCGCCGATGATCCGCTTAAAGGGCGCGATGGCCGGCACCGCGATCGCCGAGTATTTCCGCGATCAGGGCAAAAAAGTTCTATTCATGATGGACTCTGTGACGCGTTTTGCCATGGCGCAGCGTGAGATCGGCCTGGCTGTCGGCGAGCCGCCTACCACCAAGGGCTACACGCCGTCGGTATTTGCGATGATCCCGCGCCTGATGGAGCGTGCCGGCACTTCGGAAAAGGGTTCGATCACGGCGATTTACACTGTGCTGGTGGACGGCGGCGACATGGATGAGCCGATTGCGGACTGCGCGCGTAGCGTGCTGGACGGCCACGTTGTCCTCTCGCGCGATCTGGCCGCTAAAAATCATTATCCCTGCATTGAGATCGGCCCGAGCGTCAGCCGGCTGATGTCGGAAATCTGCACGCCGGAGCATAAAGCCGCCGCTGGCAAGCTGCGCGAGGTGCTGGCGCGTTACACCGAAGCCGAGGATCTCATCAATATCGGCGCCTATGTCAAAGGCAGCAATCCAAAGATCGACAACGCGATCGAAAAGATCGACGCGGTGAATGAATTTTTATGCCAGGCCACGGATGAAAAATTTGATTTTGATGAAACCGTGGCGCGGCTGGAAAATATTTTTGCGTAA
- a CDS encoding type II toxin-antitoxin system RelB/DinJ family antitoxin encodes MATISVRVDDTVKEKAQKIFENIGLSVASATNLFYHQVVNYGKIPFEPIAQNDTDYLQNIPQMEQSIIKGLSTPKKKLFKESKLKW; translated from the coding sequence ATGGCTACAATCAGTGTCAGAGTTGACGATACAGTTAAAGAAAAAGCGCAAAAGATATTTGAAAATATTGGATTATCTGTGGCTTCGGCGACGAATTTGTTTTACCACCAGGTGGTCAACTACGGAAAAATTCCATTTGAACCGATTGCCCAAAATGACACGGACTATCTGCAAAATATTCCGCAAATGGAACAGTCGATAATTAAAGGATTGAGCACGCCCAAGAAAAAACTTTTTAAAGAGAGCAAGCTCAAATGGTAG
- a CDS encoding helix-turn-helix domain-containing protein has translation MGLKQIFIANLRRIRRASGLSQMQLAFHCNTAPSYIGEIEIGRRFPSIEMIEKIAAALQIQPQLLFADQPYVPRHKTARDFSFLPETLKKDLLKKVTVATQKVLQKY, from the coding sequence ATGGGCTTAAAGCAAATATTCATTGCTAATTTACGTAGAATTCGCAGGGCATCCGGTCTATCTCAAATGCAATTAGCCTTTCATTGCAATACCGCGCCCAGCTATATCGGCGAGATCGAGATCGGCCGCCGCTTCCCCTCAATAGAGATGATCGAAAAGATCGCCGCGGCGCTGCAAATCCAGCCGCAGCTGCTTTTTGCGGATCAGCCGTATGTGCCGCGTCACAAAACAGCGCGGGATTTTTCGTTTTTGCCGGAAACGCTTAAAAAAGATTTGCTCAAAAAAGTGACCGTCGCCACACAGAAAGTTTTGCAAAAATATTAG
- a CDS encoding flagellar FliJ family protein, giving the protein MKKAKKSNKFQYNLRTVLKVREIYEKLEKEKFAEAQRKYLEELEREKKMKDYEMQQQRTLKSGLQGNINFASIMHRQNFLKKYKIDVNEQENKTKEADQRKEEQRERLVKSMKDRKILEKDREHKKQAWKRLMDREATKFLDEISTAKYFRTMEEKSKEEKLKEERLRAGLR; this is encoded by the coding sequence ATGAAAAAAGCAAAAAAATCCAATAAGTTTCAATATAATCTCCGGACAGTTTTAAAAGTCCGCGAGATTTACGAGAAATTAGAAAAAGAAAAATTTGCCGAAGCCCAGCGCAAATATTTGGAAGAATTAGAACGTGAAAAGAAAATGAAGGATTATGAAATGCAGCAGCAGCGCACGCTGAAAAGCGGTCTGCAGGGCAATATTAATTTTGCCAGCATTATGCACCGCCAAAATTTTCTCAAAAAATATAAGATCGACGTAAATGAACAGGAAAACAAAACCAAAGAGGCCGATCAGCGCAAAGAAGAACAGCGCGAGCGTCTGGTGAAATCCATGAAAGACCGCAAGATTTTGGAAAAAGACCGCGAGCACAAAAAGCAGGCCTGGAAACGTTTAATGGACCGCGAGGCCACCAAATTTTTGGACGAAATTTCCACGGCGAAATATTTTCGGACTATGGAAGAAAAATCGAAGGAAGAAAAACTCAAAGAAGAGCGTTTGCGGGCCGGACTGCGGTAA
- a CDS encoding Txe/YoeB family addiction module toxin, translating to MVETAVWELLFTKQALKDAQYLSRAGLKGGGQKLLDVLRANPFQSPPPYEKLSGNLDGAYSRRINLKHRLVYSVHTKEHYVRVIRMWSHYE from the coding sequence ATGGTAGAAACTGCTGTCTGGGAACTGCTTTTCACCAAGCAGGCGCTCAAAGACGCGCAGTATCTTAGCAGGGCAGGATTGAAAGGCGGCGGACAGAAATTACTTGATGTCTTGCGTGCCAACCCATTTCAAAGTCCGCCGCCTTATGAGAAGCTGAGTGGTAATCTTGACGGAGCGTATTCGCGGAGAATAAATTTAAAACATCGGTTAGTTTATTCCGTGCATACAAAAGAGCATTATGTCCGTGTTATCAGAATGTGGTCGCATTACGAATAG